The segment ACGGCATTCTGTTTTTTGCTGTAGATGTTACAGAGCAGGTTGTTTCTCGTAAAAAGATAGAAGAAAGTGAAGCCAGATTAAATGAGGCTCAAGCTTTAGCAAAAGTTGGTAACTGGGAAACAGATCTGGAGTCATTGCATGTAACCTGGTCAGCAGAAACATTTCGAATTTTCGAAATCGATCCAGCAGAATTTCAATCCTCTCACCCGGCTTTTATTCAATATGTACATCCTGATGATGTAGAAAAAGTAAACAATGCATTCTTTGAATCATTTCAGACAGATTCTGTTAACTCAATTGAACACAGAATCATTACTCCAACAGGTCATGAGAAAATTCTCGAAGAAAGATGGCAAATAACAAAAGGTAAAAACAATAAACCAATTCGTGCAGTTGGTACTTGTCAGGATATTACTGAAAGGAAAATTGCTGAATTAGAAAGATCAAAGATCACCAACGACTTAATTCAACGAAACCGGGATCTGGAACAGTTTGCTTTCATCATTTCCCATAACTTGCGCGCACCTACTGCTAACATAATCGGATTCGCTGAAAATTTATTAAATGAATCGCTGACCCCGGAAGAAGAAAAAGATTTTTTAAAGGGGTTATCTATTTCTGTTGATCGCCTCGATAATGTAATAAAAGATTTAAATAAAATTCTTCAGGTCCGTCGCGAATCTGATGGAAAAAAAGAAATAATTTCTCTTCAAGGTTTAGTGAATGACATTTCAATTAGCATTGAAAACTTAATTGATAAGTACAATGTCATCTTTAAAATAGATTTTTCAAAAGTTTCAGAAATTTATAGCTTGAAAGGATATCTACATAGTATATTTTTCAACCTTATCAGTAACAGTATAAAATACAGAAATCCGAATGTTGATCCCGTTATTGAAATAAGCAGCAGTTCTGAAAATGGAAAAATTAAAATTATCTTCAAAGACAACGGATTAGGAATTGATCTTAAATCTAAAGGGGACAAGATCTTTGGTTTATACAAACGGTTTCATTCTCATGTGGAAGGAAAAGGACTTGGCTTATTTATGGTAAAAACTGAGGTAGAGTCCCTCGGAGGTACGATCAATATTATGAGTGAGCCTGACAAAGGAACAATGTTTACGATTGAATTTCAATCTCAAAACAAATCATCATGAAAACACTTATTAAACAATTTTTAATTGTAGATGATGATCCTCAGAACAATTCTCTCTCCAGAATGGCTATCAGAAAAGTTTTAGGAAATGTTCCGGTAAAAGATTTTGAAGTACCTGAAACCGGATTGGAATATATTGGAAAAGATTTCGAAACCGGAAGCAGTGATGAAAAAACAGTTTTACTTCTCGATATAAACATGCCTACCATGACCGGCTGGGAGTTTCTTGAAGAGTTTGACAAATTAAACGAGAACATTAAAATGCAGTTTCAAATTTATATGCTTTCTTCATCCGTAGATCCATCCGATATAGAGCGTGCTACTTCTAATCCGCTTGTTACAGATTTTATTGAGAAGCCTTTGAATAAGGAAGCTTTGGAGAGAATGTTTGGGTGAAATGAAAAATGAATTTTTATATAAAATAAATTTTTTAATGAAATTTCAAAATAAAAATAAAACACTAAGACCACTAAGTTTTTAGCACAAGAGCACAAATGATGCATTTTTCATAAGTGCTCTTGTGCTAAAAACTTAGTGAACTTAGTAATCTTTTTCTCTAAATTATTTCTGAGGATTTTCGTTAAAGCTCATCATCCAGTTAATTCCGAATTTGTCTTCACACATTCCAAAGTAATCGCCCCAGAATGTTTTGTTCATTGGCATCGTTACTTTTCCGCCCTTTGACAGACCATTGAAAATTTTATCAGCTTCATCTTTTGATTCTGCATTGATGGAGATCGAAAAATTATTTCCCTTTATATATGAGGCTGCCCACTCACCGCCGGTATCACTGCCCATAAGCGATGTATCTTTGCCTACAGGAAGAGAAATGTGCATGATCTTATTCATCATTGCATCCGGCATTGGTGGTTGACCTTCCTGTGGTGGCATATCCTTAAAACGACCCACATAACTAAAATCACCTCCAAAAACTGATTTGTAAAACTGGAATGCCTCTTCGCAATTTCCATCATAATTAAGATAAACATTTACTGATGCCATTGTAGTCTCTTTTTGAGTTAGGGAACCAAAATTAGTAATCTATCATCAGAAATCAATAAATTAATGCGAAATGAATCATTTTTGAACCTACATAATAAAGTAGTGTTTTCATCAATTTTCTATCAGAAATCACCATTCGCTGCTTCCATACTTTTCGCTAAAATTCCCCTGAATAGGGTAAAAATTACACCATTTTAAATGTAATTCCTACGTGAAATGTCAATTATTATGCAGGAATACAATTTGCAGTACTGAAAATTAAAAAACAACAATGAAAAAATCACTCAATATTTTGTTTGTGGCAGTTGTCACAAGTTTATTCTTCGCTTGCGGGTCAAGCAATACCGATAGTGTCGAACAAGCAAACGACATGAACGATAAAAAAGACTCATCAGGTTCTATGATGACCATAGATGATAATGATGCTAAATTTCTTGTTGAAGCTAGCGATGCAAGCATGATGGAAATTGAAGCCGGAAATCTTGCTCAACAAAAAAGCACAAACAAGTCTGTTGTTGATTTCGGTAAAATGATGTCTACTGAACATGCTAATGCAAATACTGAAATTCAATCAGTAGCATCAATGAAAAGCGTGACTATGCCAACTTCTATGAGCGAAGATCATATGAAAAAAATTAACGACCTCCGTGAAAAATCAGGAAAAGACTTTGACAAAGATTATATGTCAATGATGGTCGACGGACATAAAAAAGTTATAAATGATTTTGAGAAAATGTCAACTGATGCAAAGGATGATGACATCCGGGCACTGGCTGCAAAATTACTCCCTACGCTTCGTACACATCTTGAAATTGCAGTTAAGATCGAAGATGGTCTTAAGAAGTAATTAGTGAAATGTTTAGTTAAGATGGTTTAATTGGTTAAAGGAGTTTATGGTGTTGTGGTAGACCTTAAACTCCTTTTCCAATTTTTTTTATTTAACCACATCATTCGTCATTCTATCAATTGAACGACGCCAGTTATTATAATCAGAAACTATCCTTTTTAAGTCTTCAAATTTTAGATTATTATTCAAAATATTTTCAGAAATTTCAACATTATCACCAAAGTAGTCAGATAGCTGCTTTTTGCCTGTTGATTCGTACAGTGATTTTTTAAGTTCAATTGGTTTTGCACCTTGAATTTTCACAATAAAACGGTCTTCCGCAGTTTCATTTCCTTCAAAGATCGTTAGCTTAGCAAATCCGTCAACAAGAATTTTGCCCTTGTCTTGTCGATGTAATGAATCAACCTGGCCAAAAGTTATTTGAGAAATAAGTATTGAGAGTATTATGAGGATTTTTGCTTTCATAAATTGTGTGAGTTAAAATATGCAAGATAAGTTCTTTATTTTATACTTATTTCAATTGACTTGATTATACAGCGATTCTGCCTTAATTCAATAAATTCACTTTTCAATTTTAAATGATATTAATTTCTGAACATCGTTCACAAGTGTTTTATCAGTAACAGATATTCTGATACCGCGCCCTTCTGAATATACTTTTGCCGACTTCAATTCATTCATTATCTCTGATGAAATCTTGCTTTTCAGAATTGAATCTGTAGCTTTTTGACCAAACACAAAAGCTACTTTAAAATATTTGTCGCGAGGCAGCAAATAAATGATCACTCTTTTTTTATCGCTTATCCGAAAACTCCAGCCAAATTTTTCACTTGAAAATTTCCATTCATCAGTCGAATCCGGAGCAACTTTTTTCACATATTCTCTTAATTTATTCCACAAAACATAAGTCGACCCTAATGCAATTTTTAAATCAGCATCACCGGGAGTTTTTGTTTTGTCAGTAAAAATGCTTTTCATTTTAATTTTTTTATGGAAAAATTATTAAACGATCTGTTATCATATTTGACAACACCACCGGCAGTTCCAAACCAGATGTTTCCTTCCTTATCTTCGGTTATCCCAAAAACCTGTTTGTCAATTTCTCTAAGTCCTTCAATAAGGCTATTGTTTTTCGAAATTACTTCTGTAAAGTTTTTGCCATCGAATTTAGTTAATGCGATGTCCGGGCTATTTGCACCACCGCCACTGAACCACAGTATCCCTGCTCTGTCTTCGTAAATATTGCCGGAAAAATTTGTTGTAATGTTAGAAATGTTTTTTCCATCAAACCGGTCAATTCCTTCCCGGCTACTGATCCAGATCTTTCCTGTCCTGTCAGAATGAATAAACCGGACATTATAAAATGAATCACCTGTTGCATTTTTAAAATTTGCAAATGTCCCATTGTTGAAAATACTGATTCCGCTATGAGTACCTATCCAGATCTTTCCACTTTGATCCAAAGCAAGCGCCTGGACTGAATTTCCACTTAAACCTTGATGCGTAGTATAATTTATAAATGTATTGCCACTATAGCTACTTAATCCCTGATCTGTACCAAACCAGATGTTGCGACTATTATCTTCCAACATAGAAAAAACAGTATTCCCGGCAAGATGGTCGGCAGTTGTTATATTGATAAAATTTTTTCCATCGAATTTATAAACTCCGGCACCAACAGTTCCAAACCATAAGTTACCGGACCTGTCTTCCAGAATTGAGCAAATATGAAATTGCCTGAGTCCGGCCTTTAAAGTATAATTAATAAAATGTTTGCCATCATAACAAATGATCCCTTCCCAACTTGCCAGCCAGATATTCCCATTTCTGTCATTGAGAATATTACGCGTAATACTATGCGGTGCATATTCAGAAATAGTGTCCAGGTTTTGTTCAAATGCAGGATCGCCATCAACCTTACTATTCATTTTTTCAATTTCATGATTCGGATTTTCATCTTTCAAAACTGTTTTATCCCCGGAAGTGCAGGAATAAATAAAAATTAAAAAAGTATAAATGATTAACCTGATAATAAACGAAGGAGAATATTTACTATGTTTAAATGTAACCATAATGCATAGGGCTATTGCCAATGAAGTTACAAATCTAATCCAATTTCGAGAAATGCCTTTACTCCATTTTACAAATTCTTGTTATTAATTTGTTATTGTAAAAAAAGAAACTCTCCGGAATTCTATAAATTAAGCTTTAAATTAAAAGAAACTGATTTTTCACCAGAACTTTCATCTCCTTGTTACTCTTATAAAATTTATTGGATATTGGGAAGACATTATCTAAATTTATGACCATGAACAGATTTTGGCTAATCGTAATTACTTTACTCTTTCAAAACACACTCTTTGCGCAACGTGAATATAATACCTGCGATTCAACTCAATTCATTTTAAATAATGACACAACTATAATTGCCGGTAAAAGAAATTTGTACGTATATACCAATTCTGTCACAAGTCACTTGTATGATTTTTCAACTTCAGATACAAATCAATATATCCGGGACTTTGATATCGTAAAGCCGGATTTGTGGTTTACAGTTGTCGGAAGCAGATACATTGGAGGCCTCACGCAATTATATAAAAGCATTGACCACGGACAATCATGGAATATAGACACCGCTCACTTCAGTGCAAGCAATGCGCAAACTGTTAGTTTTAATTTTTTAAGATCGATAAATAATTTGCAACATATCAATGGAGATACACTGATCATGTTTATGCATTATTATGAATCCGGCATTATTTATTCTACCGATGCCGGCAATACATGGACAAAATGGTTTGATAATTTAATAGTGCATTATCAGGGAATGCTGACCTGCAACGACAGATATTATCTCTATAGTTTCGAAGGAGATGCCTTTCGTCCGTGGATGTTCGGTTTCGACAAAAACCTGCTTTTTACACCCGATACAAATGGCGCATGGAATTCGTTTTTGCTTTCGTCGAATCACCCTCTCTGTTCTACCGCAAATGATACCGTCAACTGTATCTATGCACCAACTAGTGGTTCGCGTTGCGATCAGTATAATTATTTTAAAGATTTCATTGATTCGGTTTGCATTTCCTCAGACATAAATCATTTTGAGAATGCGCTTTTCCATATCTATCCAAATCCTGCGACGAATTACCTTACCGTAAATGTTTCGTTGTTCGAACCGGCAAGTATTTCTATCTACAACTTATTTGGCAATATATTGTCAACTACTTCAATAAGTAAACCGGATTCTGAATTTATTATTGATGTAAAAGATCAACCGGCAGGAATGTATATTTTACAATTAAAATCAAAAGGGAAAATTTATCAGATAAAATATATCAAGATTTGATTTTTTATTTTTCAGGTTAAGATTAGTTTTTCAACAGTGCTAATTGCCCGCTATGATAAGAAAGATGACTTATACGTGTGATCATGACATTTAATTTATTGCGATGAGGTTCTTTTGCAAAATCTTCAGCAGATATTGAATTGTGTTTCTCAAACCATTGTTCAGGGGTTAAACTTTCAAACTTTTTATTCAGAACTTCATTCTGCTTTCTCCACATTTCACGAAGTTCTTTTGCAGAAGGTATTGAGCTTGTTGCTTTGTCAGGGAATTTAATAAATGGCTCTTCCAATTGTGGAAATAATTTATCTCCTAAATTTAAAATGGGCAACATGTCATCATGGACAGCTATAAGATGACCGAATAAATAAATTCCGCGGTTCTTTCCGGGTGCTACTTCCTTTTCCAGTTTTTCATCTGAAACTGAATCCAGAATTGTATCAAATACTTTTAGTAAAGAATACCATCTGTCTAATACCATTTTGACCATTATTTGATTTGCTTCCATGTTCGTTTATATATTTCTGAATTAATAGTTATTCTGAATCATTAGAGAATTACACTAAATATCAGAATCATTTGAGGTATAATGTAGAAATAATTAAACATAATCCAAAAACTAATAAAGTTTGTCAAAAAGTAATTTTAAAAACAGGTTTTATTTAATGATTACTCAATCTTCTTGGTTTCTGTATTGGAGTCGCCCAGCCTACTGCAACCTGAAACTATTCAGGATCTTTTCTCCAACATCCTGATATTTGTCAAATTGATCCTGCTCGCATGTCAAAGTAAGAATGTACGCTTTCCCTTTCTTCACAAAAATGTCTTGTTCAAATTTGTATTTAGTTTCGCCTTCATTTCCGGTATAATAAATTTTATGATACTCCGATTCACCGCTCAATTGCCGTTCACTTTTAACTATAGAACTTCCCGGAATTATATTCTTGATCTGAGTTTCAGAAATTGTAATGTACTGATCCATATTCATACCATCCGGAATATCCTGTACTAACAAATTTACATTCTCCCGGACTTTATCGTTTTCAGAAAGTGCAGGCGACAGAATCATAAAGCTCATTCCATTTTTTTTGGATTGATCAAGATCCCAATTCGCGGGATAATGGATAGAATAATTATTTTCTGTAAGCGTTTTCCAGTCTTTTTCGTTTTCACCTATTTCCTTTTTAGAATTTCCACAGGAAAATAAAGCGAACAATAAAACCGACAATGCGGATAAATGAATGATTTTCATAGATTATGTTTTTAATTAATTAATGTGGTTTAGTCCGAATATGAATCGGAACCAAAATTTTTAAATAAAGAATCGTACCAGAAGGAAGATCGTTAGGGTGTAATTCGCAGAAGACGGGCGGGATCGTTGGGGTGTAGTCTGCAGACTACACCCCAACGTCCAAGCCGGAAGCTGTATGCTGTTAGGCGAATCTTAAGCGACATTACTTCTGCTGTTTCAATGACTCGAACACTGAGCGTGATTCCGCCGGGGGCAATGGAAAGAAACTGATAATAAAATTTTCGTTTTAATTTCCCGGACGAAGTCTGTGCACGGCGCATTGAAAGTGTGTTTTTTAATAACAAGACTTCGTCCTGCAGAATGTTTCAATTACAGTTTGTAATTAATTAGGAAGAGTTTAATAATTGAATGTTCTTTCGGTATACAGATTAAATATCAACACTTTTCTCTTCTTGATATTCAAATGAGTTTGATTTATAAGCCTGCAACTCAGGTTTAAACTCATTGAGAGAAAAAGGAATGAGTTTTGCACTACAGAACAGTCACTCAGGAGGAAACTTTTCGCAAATTTGGTAGACAGCATGCAGCTAGGTGATTTTTTAAGCGACATTATCCGGGAATATTCCCGTTTGCAAAGGGAATATTCCCGTTAAAAATATTTAATTCATACTTCACATAGTATTTCCATCCTAAAAAAGAAGCACTACCTTTGCAAAACCGACTCACACACGGTTTTCGTACTTTTCAAAAACACACACAATGAAAAAAATCTATCACTCCGCCACATGTACTACCTGCCAGCGTATTCTTAAAGACTGGAAACCCGGAAATGATGTAATTTTGCAAGACATCAAAACTGAACCGATCACCGCTTCGCAGATCGATGAAATGAAAAATCTCGCAGGGACATATGAATCGTTGTTCAGCAGGATTGCTATTAAATACCGCGGAATGGGATTGAATGAAAAAACATTAACGGAAAAGGATTATCGTAAACACATCCTGGACGAATACACTTTTTTGAAACGGCCGGTGATGATTCTGGACGACAAAATATTTATTGGCAACAGCAAAACAAATGTTGCCGCAGCTAAAGCTGCTTTGAATAGATGAATTCAAATACAAAGCTCACGTTGCAGCGTTCTCTGCTAATCTTATTTATGGCGTGAATTTCAGTGTCGCCAAGATCGTTATGCCTGCCATGATCAAACCCGCAGGATTCGTTCTGTTACGGGTCTTCTTCGCAACACTACTTTTTTTCTGATGCGATTCCTTTATAAAGTTTCTATTCAGAAAATGGAACGGAAAGATGTTTTCCGGTTTTCCTCCTCGGACTTTTCGGAGTTGCCATCAATCAGCTTTTATTCTTCAAAGGACTTTCTCTTACTTCCAACATCAATGCTGCTCTCATCATGACGAGCAATCCGGTCATGGTTGTACTCATTGCCGGTATTCTCATCAGCGAACGAATCACTTTGATCCGGCTTATCGGAATTTGTCTTGGGGTGATCGGTGCCGTTTCCCTCATCACCATGAGTCAGAAGCATGGAGTCGGTTCATTTTCAGGGGATTTGATGATTTTTATCAATGCCGCATCTTACGCTGTATTCATCGTTATGGTAAAACCAATGATGAAAAAATACGATCCGTGGTTCGTTCTCAGCTGGACGTTCTTCTTCGGATTGCTCATCGTCGCTCCTTTTGGTTTTGAAGATGTACTTGCTATTCAGTGGGAAGCGTTCACTGCAATCCACTGGTCTGCAATCATTTTCGTGATCTTCTTCACAACTTTTCTGGCTTATTTGCTCAATACTCTGGCCCTCAAAGAATTGAGTCCGGCCATCGTGAGTTATTACATTTACCTGCAGCCGATCTTCGCCACACTCATCACACTCTATATAATGCATGAACCCATAAAGTGGATTCACGCATTCGCTTGTGTGCTGATTTTCACAGGTGTGTATCTGGTATCGAACCCCACATTTGGCAAAGCGAAATCTTAAGCTAATTTTGCCTCACCATTTTTTAAACTAAACCCATGATCCGCTCAATGACCGGTTTCGGTACCTCGTCTATCGAATTTGAAAACAAAACCATTTCCGTCGAGATCAAATCGGTCAACAGCAAGTTCATGGATCTTAACCTCCGCCTGCCTTCCTCCTATAAAGAGAAGGAAATGGAACTTCGCACCGATCTCGCCCGCTTCATCGAACGCGGAAAATGTGAAGTGGCTTTTTCAGTTGAATCGCAAGAGGCTGCAAAGAAAACTGTCATCAACCGTCAGCTCGCAAAAGCATATTTCGAAGAACTCAAAATGCTCGATGCTGAACTTGGAATCTCTACTCCGAATTATCTGCAGATCATTCTTCCTTTACCGGATGTAATGATGAACGATAAAACTGTGTTATCGGAAGCCGAATGGAATGCTGTTCAAAAAGCAATGAAGCAAGCATCTGATGCATTTCAGAAATTCCGTTTGAATGAAGGTGCAGCTTTGCAAAAAGATATTGAACAACGTTTGCAGGCAATACTCGATGGACTGAAAGAGATTGAAAAATTCGAAGCAGGAAGAATTGAACTTGTTCGCAAACGTCTGCAATCGAATCTTGAAGAATTTATTCAACTCAATAACATCGACAGAAACCGTTTCGAACAGGAACTTATTTTTTACATAGAGAAATACGATATCTCCGAAGAGAAAGTGCGTCTGAAAAGTCATTGCGATTATTTCGTGAAGACAATGAAAGACGATCCATCAGCAGGAAAAAACTTTCATTCATCGCACAAGAGATCGGAAGAGAAATAAATACCATCAGTTCCAAAGCAAATGATGCCGATATGCAGAAGTCTGTTGCGATCATCAAAGACGAACTGGCAAAAATAAAAGAACAGATACTGAATGTAGTCTAATGGGGAAAGAGAATAAATTACTTTTATTCTGCGGACCATCGGGCAGTGGTAAAACTACCATCGTTCATGATCTGCTGGCGTCAGATCCCCGGTTGAAATTTTCTGTTTCAGCTACTACACGAAATAAACGCGCGAATGAAACTGATGGTGAAGACTATCATTTTATTTCTGTTGAAGAATTTAAACGCCGGATCGCAAACGATGAATTTGTTGAATGGGAAGAAGTGTATACGAACGGCTACTACGGTACATTAAAATCTGAAATAGAAAGCATCTGGTCTGAAGGAAAAATTCCTGTCTTCGATGTTGATGTTGAAGGTGGAATAAATATCAAAAGTATTTACGGTGAGCAATTGCTTGCTGTCTTTGTTCGTCCACCTTCGATTGAAATCCTTCATCAGCGTTTGAAAGCAAGAAATTCCGAAACTCCGGAATCATTTAAAGCAAGAATAGCAAAAGCAGAACATGAGTTAACCTATGCTGATAAATTCGATCATATTATCGTTAATGATACGTTGGAGAAGGCCCTGGAAGAGGCGCATCGGTTGGTTAATGAATTTGTGAAGGTAACGGTGAAAGGTGAAAATTAGGACAATGTGAATGCTTAAAATTTAACACAGAGAACACTAAGAAAAACAGAGAGTACACTAAGACATATCGAAAAGAGGAAAAAGTTTCAATATAGTAAACAGTGCTACTTACTACTCACCAATTACTACTCACCAAAAAAGAATGAAAATAGGTCTCTTCTTCGGCAGCTTTAACCCCATCCACAACGGCCACATGGTCATTGCAGGGTATATGTCAGAATTTACGGATCTGGAACAGGTATGGTTTGTGGTGTCGCCGCATAATCCACTGAAGTTAAAACAAACTTTACTGCAGGATTATCACCGGCTGAGTATGGTGAAGATCGCTATCGGCGACTATAGAAAACTAAAGGCA is part of the Bacteroidota bacterium genome and harbors:
- a CDS encoding response regulator, with translation MKQFLIVDDDPQNNSLSRMAIRKVLGNVPVKDFEVPETGLEYIGKDFETGSSDEKTVLLLDINMPTMTGWEFLEEFDKLNENIKMQFQIYMLSSSVDPSDIERATSNPLVTDFIEKPLNKEALERMFG
- a CDS encoding VOC family protein — protein: MASVNVYLNYDGNCEEAFQFYKSVFGGDFSYVGRFKDMPPQEGQPPMPDAMMNKIMHISLPVGKDTSLMGSDTGGEWAASYIKGNNFSISINAESKDEADKIFNGLSKGGKVTMPMNKTFWGDYFGMCEDKFGINWMMSFNENPQK
- a CDS encoding DUF4142 domain-containing protein yields the protein MKKSLNILFVAVVTSLFFACGSSNTDSVEQANDMNDKKDSSGSMMTIDDNDAKFLVEASDASMMEIEAGNLAQQKSTNKSVVDFGKMMSTEHANANTEIQSVASMKSVTMPTSMSEDHMKKINDLREKSGKDFDKDYMSMMVDGHKKVINDFEKMSTDAKDDDIRALAAKLLPTLRTHLEIAVKIEDGLKK
- a CDS encoding DUF3788 domain-containing protein, producing the protein MKSIFTDKTKTPGDADLKIALGSTYVLWNKLREYVKKVAPDSTDEWKFSSEKFGWSFRISDKKRVIIYLLPRDKYFKVAFVFGQKATDSILKSKISSEIMNELKSAKVYSEGRGIRISVTDKTLVNDVQKLISFKIEK
- a CDS encoding T9SS type A sorting domain-containing protein, translating into MNRFWLIVITLLFQNTLFAQREYNTCDSTQFILNNDTTIIAGKRNLYVYTNSVTSHLYDFSTSDTNQYIRDFDIVKPDLWFTVVGSRYIGGLTQLYKSIDHGQSWNIDTAHFSASNAQTVSFNFLRSINNLQHINGDTLIMFMHYYESGIIYSTDAGNTWTKWFDNLIVHYQGMLTCNDRYYLYSFEGDAFRPWMFGFDKNLLFTPDTNGAWNSFLLSSNHPLCSTANDTVNCIYAPTSGSRCDQYNYFKDFIDSVCISSDINHFENALFHIYPNPATNYLTVNVSLFEPASISIYNLFGNILSTTSISKPDSEFIIDVKDQPAGMYILQLKSKGKIYQIKYIKI
- a CDS encoding DinB family protein; translation: MEANQIMVKMVLDRWYSLLKVFDTILDSVSDEKLEKEVAPGKNRGIYLFGHLIAVHDDMLPILNLGDKLFPQLEEPFIKFPDKATSSIPSAKELREMWRKQNEVLNKKFESLTPEQWFEKHNSISAEDFAKEPHRNKLNVMITRISHLSYHSGQLALLKN
- a CDS encoding DMT family transporter, with the protein product MNQLLFFKGLSLTSNINAALIMTSNPVMVVLIAGILISERITLIRLIGICLGVIGAVSLITMSQKHGVGSFSGDLMIFINAASYAVFIVMVKPMMKKYDPWFVLSWTFFFGLLIVAPFGFEDVLAIQWEAFTAIHWSAIIFVIFFTTFLAYLLNTLALKELSPAIVSYYIYLQPIFATLITLYIMHEPIKWIHAFACVLIFTGVYLVSNPTFGKAKS
- a CDS encoding DUF1732 domain-containing protein — protein: MIRSMTGFGTSSIEFENKTISVEIKSVNSKFMDLNLRLPSSYKEKEMELRTDLARFIERGKCEVAFSVESQEAAKKTVINRQLAKAYFEELKMLDAELGISTPNYLQIILPLPDVMMNDKTVLSEAEWNAVQKAMKQASDAFQKFRLNEGAALQKDIEQRLQAILDGLKEIEKFEAGRIELVRKRLQSNLEEFIQLNNIDRNRFEQELIFYIEKYDISEEKVRLKSHCDYFVKTMKDDPSAGKNFHSSHKRSEEK
- a CDS encoding DUF1732 domain-containing protein, coding for MRLFREDNERRSISRKKLSFIAQEIGREINTISSKANDADMQKSVAIIKDELAKIKEQILNVV
- the gmk gene encoding guanylate kinase, giving the protein MGKENKLLLFCGPSGSGKTTIVHDLLASDPRLKFSVSATTRNKRANETDGEDYHFISVEEFKRRIANDEFVEWEEVYTNGYYGTLKSEIESIWSEGKIPVFDVDVEGGINIKSIYGEQLLAVFVRPPSIEILHQRLKARNSETPESFKARIAKAEHELTYADKFDHIIVNDTLEKALEEAHRLVNEFVKVTVKGEN